In Erpetoichthys calabaricus chromosome 4, fErpCal1.3, whole genome shotgun sequence, one genomic interval encodes:
- the LOC114651273 gene encoding olfactory receptor 10G4-like — translation MNHNTSQVEEFIIVGFPGLQDQESRAVFSGIFLVAYLLILLGNLLIILIFAMDESLHTPMYMLICSLAFLDVILSSVVIPKMLVVFMFDSKAITFVACFIQLLFYHGMITAESFLLGLMAYDRYMAILIPIVLALRLPFCGPNKVLHCFCDHVSVVRLTCADITINSYVALTISLSTLFIPLTYILFSYIRIIRSVFKIASSEGRLKAFSTCGTHLLVISVFFLIAAGVYISYRVPGTSADMRIMAAVLQNVIPPLMNPIIYCLRTKEIRDSFVKRIQRTQILPK, via the exons ATGAACCACAACACTTCACAAGTGGAGGAATTCATCATCGTTGGCTTTCCTGGACTCCAGGATCAGGAGAGCAGGGCAGTATTTTCTGGCATCTTCCTGGTGGCCTATTTGCTAATACTGCTAGGAAACctattaatcattttaatatttgcaaTGGATGAAAGTCTCCACACTCCAATGTACATGCTGATCTGCAGTCTGGCCTTTTTGGATGTTATACTCTCATCTGTCGTCATTCCTAAAATGTTAGTAGTCTTCATGTTCGACTCGAAGGCCATCACTTTTGTGGCCTGCTTCATTCAGCTTCTATTTTACCACGGCATGATTACAGCCGAGTCTTTTCTTCTTGGTCTCATGGCCTATGATCGATACATGGCCattt TAATCCCCATTGTTCTTGCTCTCAGGTTGCCATTCTGTGGACCTAATAAAGTGCTTCACTGTTTCTGCGATCACGTGTCTGTTGTGAGACTAACCTGTGCCGACATCACTATCAACAGCTATGTGGCGTTAACCATCTCTCTGTCCACCCTCTTCATCCCACTGACATACATTCTCTTCTCATACATCAGAATCATCCGTTCAGTGTTCAAGATTGCCAGCTCAGAGGGGCGACTCAAAGCTTTCTCCACCTGCGGAACTCACCTTCTGGTCATTTCAGTCTTTTTTCTGATCGCTGCTGGAGTCTACATCTCTTACCGCGTGCCTGGTACGTCAGCAGATATGCGAATCATGGCGGCCGTACTTCAGAATGTGATTCCTCCTCTGATGAACCCCATTATTTATTGCCTGCGGACTAAAGAGATCAGAGACAGCTTTGTAAAAAGAATTCAAAGGACTCAAATTTTGCCAAAATGA
- the LOC114651274 gene encoding olfactory receptor 6N1-like has protein sequence MSGMNPNTSVVQEFIIVGFPGFQDQDSKRIVSGVFLSAYLLILLGNLLIIFIFVKDESLHTPMYMLICSLAILDIILPSVILPKMLVVFMFDSKAISFVACFMQLLFYHGLITSESFLLGLMAYDRYMAICHPLHYPSLMTNTRVLKLIVCCWVGGLCGPILPVILAVRLPFCGPNMVVHCFCDHVSVVRLTCADITINSYVALTISLSTLFIPLTYILFSYIRIIHSVFKIASSEGRLKAFSTCGTHLLVISVFFLNAAGVSISYRVSSTSVDMRIMASVLQSVIPPLMNPIIYCLRTKEIRESFLKTLQRTKILPKR, from the coding sequence ATGTCTGGAATGAACCCAAACACTTCCGTAGTCCAGGAATTCATCATTGTTGGCTTTCCTGGTTTCCAAGATCAGGACAGCAAGAGAATTGTTTCTGGTGTCTTCCTGTCCGCATATTTGCTGATACTACTGGGaaaccttttaattatttttatatttgtaaaggaTGAGAGTCTTCACACTCCAATGTATATGCTCATCTGCAGTCTGGCCATTCTGGATATCATCCTGCCGTCAGTTATCCTTCCTAAAATGTTAGTAGTCTTCATGTTTGACTCTAAAGCCATCTCTTTTGTTGCCTGCTTCATGCAGCTTTTATTTTACCATGGCTTGATCACCTCAGAGTCTTTTCTTCTTGGTCTCATGGCTTATGATCGATATATGGCTATTTGTCACCCCCTACATTATCCTAGCCTTATGACGAACACAAGAGTTTTAAAACTCATTGTTTGCTGTTGGGTTGGCGGTCTTTGTGGTCCAATACTTCCCGTCATCTTAGCAGTCAGATTGCCATTCTGTGGCCCCAATATGGTGGTCCACTGTTTCTGCGATCACGTGTCTGTTGTGAGACTGACCTGTGCTGATATCACCATCAACAGTTATGTGGCATTAACCATCTCTCTGTCCACCCTCTTCATCCCACTGACATACATTCTCTTCTCATACATCAGAATCATCCATTCAGTGTTCAAGATTGCCAGCTCAGAGGGGCGACTCAAAGCTTTCTCGACCTGTGGAACTCACCTTCTGGTCATTTCAGTCTTCTTTCTCAATGCCGCTGGAGTCTCCATCTCTTACCGAGTGTCTAGCACTTCAGTAGATATGCGCATCATGGCGTCTGTGCTCCAGAGCGTTATTCCCCCTTTGATGAATCCAATCATCTATTGCCTGCGGACTAAAGAGATCCGAGAGAGCTTTCTGAAAACCCTTCAAAGAACGAAAATATTGCCAAAGAGATAA